From Argopecten irradians isolate NY chromosome 12, Ai_NY, whole genome shotgun sequence, one genomic window encodes:
- the LOC138335838 gene encoding gelsolin-like protein 2 encodes MTFSLEKTGTIMMKDFDGKDVFIFDTKTEVFVFIGKETSVNESKFAMTYAHNYLMKTDHPLIPISCILEQAVDAAFNFTAALAA; translated from the exons ATGACATTTAGTCTAGAAAAGACTGGCACAATAATGATGAAAGATTTCGATGGAAAG GACGTGTTTATATTCGACACCAAAACAGAGGTATTTGTCTTCATTGGTAAGGAGACCTCCGTTAATGAGAGCAAATTCGCCATGACGTATGCACAT AATTATCTGATGAAGACTGACCATCCTCTCATACCAATAAGCTGTATATTGGAACAGGCCGTCGACGCTGCTTTCAACTTCACAGCCGCTCTGGCAGCCTGA